In Sphingomonas sp. SORGH_AS_0950, the following are encoded in one genomic region:
- a CDS encoding gamma carbonic anhydrase family protein, with product MPLYALGAHRPDVHASAWIAPSADVIGQAVIEAEASLWFGAVVRADNTPIRVGARTNVQDGAVLHSDPDSPLTIGQDCTIGHRAILHGCTVEEGCLIGMGATILNDAVIGAGSLVGAGALVTEGKVFPPASLIVGAPAKAIRTLTPEDLARLRRSADGYADRAQRYAVQLQRLDGDRSGAAVDDGVAPA from the coding sequence ATGCCGCTCTATGCCCTAGGTGCGCATCGCCCGGACGTCCATGCCAGCGCCTGGATCGCCCCCTCCGCCGATGTCATCGGACAGGCGGTGATCGAGGCGGAGGCCAGCCTCTGGTTCGGGGCGGTGGTGCGCGCCGACAACACGCCGATCCGGGTCGGCGCGCGGACCAATGTGCAGGACGGCGCGGTGCTGCATTCCGATCCGGACAGCCCGCTGACGATCGGACAGGACTGCACCATCGGTCACCGGGCGATCCTGCATGGCTGCACCGTCGAGGAGGGCTGTCTGATCGGCATGGGCGCGACCATCCTCAACGATGCGGTGATCGGTGCCGGTTCGCTGGTCGGCGCGGGCGCGCTGGTGACCGAGGGCAAGGTCTTCCCGCCCGCCAGCCTGATCGTGGGGGCGCCCGCAAAGGCGATCCGGACGCTCACGCCCGAAGATCTGGCGCGGCTGCGGCGGTCCGCAGACGGCTATGCCGACCGTGCGCAGCGATATGCCGTGCAGTTGCAGCGACTTGACGGGGATCGGTCCGGAGCGGCCGTTGACGACGGCGTCGCACCTGCCTAG
- a CDS encoding DUF808 domain-containing protein: MAGGLVALLDDVAAIAKLAAASLDDVAAASARAGAKAAGVVIDDTAVTPRYVVGLSPQRELPIIGKIALGSLRNKLLFLLPAALLLSAFAPWAITPILMAGGAFLCFEASEKILESLIGGHGEAEEEAAVDAKTLEDRQVSGAIRTDLILSAEIMAIALSELPDLSIGTQAIALALVGIAITVGVYGLVAAIVKMDDIGLHLTQRDNALAQTVGRGLVKAMPVLLRILAIVGTAAMVWVGGGIIVHGMEEFGLTTLPHLIHDTAHHAGEALPFAGAAIAWIVSAIGAAIVGLIVGGVIAGGLHLLPSRKGAH, from the coding sequence ATGGCAGGGGGTCTGGTCGCATTGCTGGACGACGTGGCGGCGATCGCCAAGCTGGCGGCGGCGTCGCTCGACGATGTCGCGGCGGCGTCCGCCCGCGCCGGGGCCAAGGCCGCCGGGGTGGTGATCGACGACACCGCCGTCACGCCGCGCTATGTCGTCGGGCTGTCGCCGCAGCGCGAATTGCCGATCATCGGCAAGATCGCGCTGGGGTCGCTGCGGAACAAGCTGTTGTTCCTGCTTCCCGCCGCCCTGCTGCTCAGCGCCTTCGCGCCCTGGGCGATCACCCCGATCCTGATGGCGGGCGGTGCCTTTCTGTGCTTCGAAGCGAGCGAGAAGATCCTCGAATCGCTGATCGGCGGGCATGGCGAGGCCGAGGAGGAAGCGGCGGTCGATGCCAAAACGCTGGAAGATCGCCAGGTTTCGGGGGCGATCCGCACCGACCTGATCCTGTCCGCCGAGATCATGGCGATCGCGCTATCCGAACTGCCCGACCTGTCGATCGGGACCCAGGCGATCGCGCTGGCGCTGGTCGGGATCGCGATCACCGTCGGCGTGTACGGACTGGTCGCCGCCATCGTGAAGATGGACGATATCGGCCTGCACCTGACACAGCGCGACAATGCGCTGGCGCAGACGGTCGGGCGCGGGCTGGTCAAGGCGATGCCGGTCTTGCTGCGTATCCTGGCGATCGTCGGCACCGCCGCGATGGTCTGGGTCGGTGGCGGGATCATCGTGCACGGCATGGAAGAGTTCGGGCTGACCACCCTGCCCCATCTGATCCACGACACCGCGCACCATGCGGGCGAGGCGCTGCCCTTTGCCGGGGCCGCGATCGCCTGGATCGTCAGCGCGATCGGTGCCGCGATCGTCGGGTTGATCGTCGGCGGGGTGATTGCGGGCGGGCTTCACCTGCTCCCGTCCCGCAAGGGCGCGCACTGA
- a CDS encoding response regulator, with translation MTPPTILIVEDDPALRTLTARALQENGFAVKLANAAPEMWQALEVGQIDLILLDIMLPGTSGIDLCRQVRQKSPVPIIFISAKGSEVDRVVGLELGADDYLAKPFGTRELVARIRAVLRRGGLESTPGEREAGILGFDGWTANLPRRELMSPSGAQVELTGAEFDLLVAFLDNAQRVIARERLIELSRARIGDSSDRSIDVLVSRLRRKLSGAGGAAPIVTVRGVGYMLNVPVERR, from the coding sequence GTGACGCCGCCTACCATCCTGATCGTCGAGGACGATCCCGCCCTCCGCACCCTGACCGCGCGCGCGCTTCAGGAGAACGGATTTGCTGTGAAGCTGGCCAATGCCGCGCCCGAAATGTGGCAGGCGCTGGAGGTCGGGCAGATCGACCTGATCCTGCTCGACATCATGCTGCCCGGCACCAGCGGCATCGACCTGTGCCGCCAGGTCCGCCAGAAGAGCCCCGTCCCGATCATCTTCATCAGCGCCAAGGGCAGCGAGGTCGATCGCGTCGTCGGGCTGGAGCTGGGTGCGGACGATTATCTCGCCAAGCCGTTCGGCACGCGCGAGCTGGTCGCCCGCATCCGCGCGGTGCTGCGACGCGGCGGGCTGGAGAGCACGCCGGGCGAGCGCGAGGCGGGCATATTGGGCTTTGACGGCTGGACCGCCAACCTGCCTCGGCGCGAGCTGATGTCGCCGTCGGGCGCCCAAGTCGAGTTGACGGGGGCCGAGTTCGACCTGCTCGTCGCCTTTCTCGACAATGCCCAGCGCGTCATCGCGCGCGAACGCCTGATCGAGCTGTCGCGCGCGCGGATCGGCGACAGTTCGGATCGCAGCATCGACGTGCTGGTCAGCCGGTTGCGCCGCAAGCTGTCGGGGGCGGGGGGTGCCGCGCCGATCGTCACGGTGCGCGGCGTCGGTTACATGCTCAACGTGCCGGTGGAGCGGCGATGA
- a CDS encoding DUF5818 domain-containing protein, with protein sequence MTLRELEVGATVGPMMTNDDALSDTPTHSLTGRLVRRHGAFILQCDDGATFELRLSRVPVDHVGKSVTIIGRLLGPDLLEADGVRAA encoded by the coding sequence ATGACCTTGCGGGAACTGGAGGTGGGCGCCACCGTTGGCCCGATGATGACGAACGACGACGCCCTTTCGGACACGCCCACCCACTCGCTGACAGGCCGGCTGGTGCGGCGGCACGGCGCCTTCATCCTGCAATGCGATGACGGTGCGACATTCGAGTTACGTCTGTCGCGCGTGCCCGTCGATCATGTCGGCAAGTCGGTGACGATCATCGGCCGGTTGCTCGGCCCCGACCTGCTGGAGGCGGATGGCGTGCGCGCCGCCTGA
- a CDS encoding malate synthase G, whose protein sequence is MIDRQGLSVAPELVRFLEERALPGSGIDADRFWTGMAAVMAHFAPENSALLRKRDAMQAAIDDWYRGGGLHDGAAQRRFLTGIGYLVPEPPPFTIAPDKVDPEVALLAGPQLVVPMLNARFLLNAANARWGSLYDALYGTDAIAPIGAAGGYDPERGAGVIDWARAFLDMAVPVAGGWSAVTDLADAVAALDDPSQFVGRSETGWLFRHHGLHIEVTVDRSHPIGRSDPAGIADVVLESALTTICDLEDSVAAVDAADKVAGYANWLGLIDGTLTASVEKNGLTTTRRLAGDRAYRAPDGTAFTLPGRSLLFVRNVGHLMTTPAVRLADGTEAPEGILDAIVTSLIAMRDGRNGAPLRNGRTGSIYIVKPKMHGPEEAAFADRLFDAVEDMLGLDRHRIKIGVMDEERRTSANLAACIHAVMDRIVFINTGFLDRTGDEIHSAMQAGPVVRKGAMKACDWIAAYEDRNVQIGLACGFAGRAQIGKGMWAAPDRMADMLAQKHAHPMSGASTAWVPSPTAATLHATHYHRVDVAARQRARAAEPVAALERLLTPPIAVDPDWTAEQIADELENNAQGLLGYVVRWIDQGIGCSKVPDIHDIGLMEDRATLRISAQHIANWLQHGIVDAGQVEAALMRMAAKVDAQNRGDPAYRPMAGRADSVALAAARALIFEGVAQPNGYTEPLLHRFRQAAKQGSALGEAA, encoded by the coding sequence ATGATCGATCGCCAAGGCCTGTCCGTCGCGCCGGAACTGGTCCGCTTCCTGGAGGAGCGCGCCTTGCCGGGAAGCGGGATCGATGCGGATCGCTTCTGGACCGGCATGGCCGCCGTCATGGCTCACTTCGCGCCGGAAAACTCCGCGCTATTGCGCAAGCGCGACGCGATGCAGGCGGCGATCGACGACTGGTATCGCGGTGGCGGGCTCCATGACGGTGCGGCGCAGCGGCGCTTCCTGACCGGGATCGGCTATCTGGTGCCCGAACCGCCGCCGTTCACCATCGCGCCCGATAAGGTCGATCCCGAGGTCGCCCTGCTCGCCGGGCCGCAGCTGGTCGTGCCGATGCTCAATGCACGGTTCCTGCTCAACGCGGCGAATGCGCGCTGGGGAAGCCTGTATGACGCGCTCTACGGGACCGATGCCATCGCCCCCATCGGAGCTGCCGGGGGCTATGATCCCGAACGCGGGGCGGGGGTGATCGACTGGGCCCGCGCTTTCCTAGACATGGCGGTGCCGGTCGCGGGTGGCTGGTCGGCGGTGACCGATCTGGCCGATGCGGTCGCCGCGCTGGACGATCCTTCGCAGTTCGTCGGGCGCAGCGAGACGGGATGGCTGTTCCGCCATCATGGGCTTCATATCGAGGTGACGGTCGACCGCAGCCATCCGATCGGTCGGAGCGACCCGGCGGGGATCGCCGATGTGGTGCTGGAATCGGCGCTGACCACCATCTGCGATCTGGAGGATTCGGTCGCGGCGGTCGACGCGGCCGACAAGGTGGCGGGCTATGCCAATTGGCTGGGGCTGATCGACGGCACGCTGACCGCATCGGTCGAGAAGAACGGCCTTACGACCACCCGGCGGTTGGCCGGGGACCGCGCCTATCGGGCACCCGACGGGACGGCCTTCACCTTGCCCGGTCGAAGCCTGCTCTTCGTGCGCAATGTCGGGCATCTGATGACCACGCCCGCCGTCCGCCTGGCCGATGGTACCGAAGCACCGGAAGGCATTCTCGACGCGATCGTCACCAGCCTGATCGCAATGCGCGACGGCCGGAACGGAGCGCCCTTGCGCAACGGGCGGACGGGTTCGATCTATATCGTCAAGCCCAAGATGCACGGCCCCGAGGAAGCCGCCTTTGCCGACCGGCTGTTCGACGCGGTCGAGGATATGCTGGGGCTCGACCGGCACCGGATCAAGATCGGGGTGATGGACGAGGAGCGCCGGACCTCGGCCAATCTGGCGGCCTGCATCCATGCGGTGATGGATCGGATCGTCTTCATCAACACCGGCTTTCTCGACCGGACCGGCGACGAGATCCACAGCGCGATGCAGGCCGGTCCAGTTGTGCGCAAGGGCGCGATGAAGGCATGCGACTGGATCGCCGCCTATGAGGATCGCAACGTCCAGATCGGCCTGGCCTGCGGCTTTGCCGGGCGGGCGCAGATCGGCAAGGGGATGTGGGCCGCACCCGACCGGATGGCCGATATGCTCGCGCAGAAACACGCGCATCCGATGAGCGGCGCGTCGACCGCCTGGGTTCCGTCGCCGACCGCCGCGACGCTCCACGCGACCCATTATCACCGCGTCGACGTCGCCGCGCGCCAGCGGGCCCGTGCGGCCGAGCCGGTCGCCGCGCTCGAACGCCTGCTGACGCCGCCGATCGCGGTCGATCCCGATTGGACGGCCGAGCAGATCGCCGACGAACTGGAGAATAATGCGCAAGGGCTGCTCGGCTATGTGGTCCGCTGGATCGATCAGGGTATCGGCTGCTCCAAGGTGCCCGACATCCATGACATCGGACTGATGGAGGATCGCGCGACGCTGCGCATTTCCGCCCAGCATATCGCCAATTGGCTGCAACACGGGATCGTCGATGCGGGCCAGGTCGAGGCGGCACTGATGCGGATGGCCGCAAAGGTCGATGCCCAGAACCGGGGCGATCCGGCCTATCGGCCGATGGCCGGACGGGCGGACAGCGTGGCGCTCGCCGCGGCCCGTGCGCTGATCTTCGAGGGGGTGGCGCAGCCGAACGGCTATACCGAGCCGCTGCTCCATCGTTTCCGCCAGGCCGCAAAACAGGGCTCGGCACTGGGGGAGGCCGCCTGA
- a CDS encoding LysR family transcriptional regulator: MDPDIALFVDVVREASLAGAARAQRLSPAMVSKRIARLEARLGVRLLHRTTRRLTMTQAGEAFHADVAPLVAGLRMAEARISQTAAAPAGPLRLTVPTSFGRLWVAPCLPAFLDRYPAVRLQLDLSDDYVDLAAARVDLAIRITTAPPPGLAGHRFADNRRLLCASPAYLERAGRPTTVAELRRHRLIAAQGQLPWRLTGATVEGESRVETNSSEAVRELALAGAGIALRSLWDVADALADGRLVRVLPERQGSVEVGIWGLHAPVGAPAAVPALIAHLTEQWRGAAWMT, translated from the coding sequence ATGGACCCCGATATCGCCCTGTTCGTCGATGTGGTGCGCGAGGCCAGCCTGGCAGGCGCGGCGCGGGCACAGCGGCTGTCCCCCGCCATGGTGTCCAAGCGGATCGCGCGGCTCGAGGCTCGGCTGGGCGTCCGGCTGCTTCATCGCACGACGCGACGACTGACGATGACCCAGGCGGGAGAGGCCTTTCACGCGGATGTCGCGCCGCTGGTCGCCGGGCTCCGCATGGCGGAGGCGCGGATCAGCCAGACCGCCGCCGCCCCGGCCGGGCCGTTGCGGCTGACCGTTCCGACCTCCTTCGGGCGGCTTTGGGTCGCACCCTGCCTTCCCGCCTTTCTCGATCGCTATCCGGCGGTCCGGCTGCAACTCGATCTGTCGGACGATTATGTCGATCTGGCCGCGGCGCGGGTCGATCTGGCGATCCGGATCACCACCGCGCCGCCGCCGGGGCTTGCCGGGCATCGCTTTGCCGACAATCGCCGCCTGCTCTGCGCCAGCCCGGCCTATCTGGAGCGCGCAGGCCGTCCCACGACGGTCGCGGAGCTTCGCCGCCACCGGCTGATCGCCGCACAGGGGCAATTGCCCTGGCGCCTGACCGGCGCGACGGTCGAGGGCGAGAGCCGGGTGGAAACCAATTCCAGCGAAGCCGTGCGGGAACTGGCGCTGGCGGGCGCGGGCATTGCGCTTCGCTCGCTCTGGGACGTGGCCGATGCGCTGGCCGATGGACGGCTGGTTCGCGTGCTTCCCGAACGGCAGGGATCGGTCGAGGTCGGCATCTGGGGCCTCCACGCGCCGGTCGGCGCCCCCGCCGCGGTTCCCGCGCTGATCGCCCATCTGACCGAGCAATGGCGCGGGGCGGCCTGGATGACATGA